GAGAATTTTTAGGATTAGGTTTATTAGCATTTGGTGTAGCAGTAGCTCCAAATCAATTAAATGCTATTAATTTTAGGGAAACTAAGCCAAAAGCTTGGACAGCAACTAAAGTTGATGAAGCAATAAAAGAGGTATTTGGTACTACTAAAACTGTTGATGGTAAAATCAAGTTAAAAGCTCCAGATATTGCTGAAAATGGTGCAGTTGTTCCTGTATCTTTTGAAACAAATCTAAAAGCTTCAAAAGTAGCAGTATTCCAAGATGCAAACCCAGAAAGTACAGTAGCAGTATTTAATATTCCAGAAAATGCTGTAATTGATT
The window above is part of the Arcobacter sp. CECT 8986 genome. Proteins encoded here:
- the soxY gene encoding thiosulfate oxidation carrier protein SoxY, which translates into the protein MLNRREFLGLGLLAFGVAVAPNQLNAINFRETKPKAWTATKVDEAIKEVFGTTKTVDGKIKLKAPDIAENGAVVPVSFETNLKASKVAVFQDANPESTVAVFNIPENAVIDYAFRIKMAKTGTVTVVADVGGKLHKVSKLVKVTIGGCGG